The segment AACTCCCAGGAGTCCATCCACCGGAGCcctgccatggggctgctggggtCAGACGCCATGGGTCCTATCATCCCATAGGACAGAGGATGGAAGAGGTAGAAGCTGTGGGAAGAATTAAAATATCCATCAAGGACTGCACAGTTTTCTGTCTCAAGAACAATGTAGCATATTAGCCCATATGGGTATCCTATGGAACCTTTTTAGGATGGCTCTAAGCCCCACTAGGGACATTTTAACCTCCACTGAACACAATACATACATAATCCACACTTTTATCACCGGTGTTGTCTTCTTTTAGAAAGTAACAGTTTTGGAGAAAAGCCAGCTAAGAAGATCTACAGCAATGAGGAATCTGCCTGTATTTGAGAGATCTGACATCACTTAGCATAGGGAGTAGAATCAGAAACACTGAACCATGAGTTCAGAAGGAAATGGAGCATTCACACTGAGTggtaaaatgaaagaaagattcCCTTCAATTAAAGgatgttttaaaacatattgCTGAGAGCTTAGGATTGGACTTGATGTCTTAAAGTCAAGATCAGCAGAAATGAGTGGCAGAGACAAACATCGAGGGCAATTAATAGGCACAAAGTCTCTACTGAGACTGTGGCTGCTAGGCATTGACAAAGAGCTGAGCTTCAGCCCTCACCTGTACATGATGAGCAGAATCAGTGCCAGGATCCCCCCTCCATAAACTCTTCTACCTGTAGCAGCGGGTGacaagaactgagaaaaaaactTCAGTAGTGTGTCCCAGGTGATTCCTAGGAGAATAATGAGACAGAAGTCAGGAACAGCACAGATGCCAAAGATGACAGTTGCTACATTCAGTCACACTGTGCTGACAAAGCTCTGTTAACACCAGAGCACCTCATCAATTCTTAAATTCATTTCCCTTGCTAACCATCAGAACTACAGAGATTGTTTTCTATCAGCAGaaagttctcttttccttccctcccacctgCATAAATGGGCAAGACACCCAGGCTCCAGCTGGCTAACTAAGGCAACacaaaagcacaggaaaaactACCAAGAATGAATTACAAATGAACCTGACAGAAAAGCGGTGACAACAAACAGTGGGAAGTAACATGTATAAAAGACTATAAAAGAGCAATGATATCGCAGAGAATAGGGATGACATCTCAGTTTAAATGCTCTAACCACCAGACATGGCTGCCCCCTGGAGGTGGCAACAAAGAGACAGTTTGGCAACACAAGTTGCTTTgtgaagaacattttcagtAAGTCAGTGTTTTCAAGCAACTTGCATAAGCAGAACATGTAAAACTGCTTAGTCTGAAAATGTTTCATCTAACAGAATTTCACCCGTGTTTCTGTCTCACCTTCTCTCAGCATCCAATATATTTACCTGTCAACATGCTGGAAAAAAGCATGGCAGGAAAGTAGTGGTGAAAGTAGAGAACTCGGCCCATCATGAAGAAAGGTAGGTAATGAAGGAGCCAGCCCAGAGCAACCTGCCCTCCGCCACAGAGCACAACTCGAGACAGCTCTGGAACACAAACAtgcttcagcagaaaataatttaacataCAATTCCTCTTAACAAGCCCTGTCACAGTAAGTAATATGCTGTACATTTACAGTATTACATTTTCCTACTAAATAGTACCTTGCATGTTGTAATATATGGTTACATGCTGTATTATATTACTGTATTACATAGGAGTTATCAAAAAATTCTCAATGGACTAGCAGCAGATTGACCAGGCTCTATCTTAAGACCAAATTTTCAGTAACTCAGCATATACATGGGTCATTCCAATTTCTGATGCCTTTGGTTCCCTCTGCAATGAGACTACAGGCCACCTAGATGATCACTTTGCCAGCCTTTCCCTGAAGGAAACGCTGCCCACCTTTCAGAGCCTGGGGAAGGGACTGAGAGCCCAGGTTTGTGCAGATGGCTTAGCCAATAGCTAATCACTGTGTGACTGAATAGCATCACATCACATCCGAGATTTCACTTCCAACACAGAGACCTACAGCACGAAGTAACCACTGATGTAAACTGTGAAGTTTAATGTATGATGTACTCAGATCTTTGAAAAGCTCTACAACCCTGGCATCAGACGCAGTAAGAGACCTTTaaccatttattttgcataaaatatcaggaaacatttatCATTTTGAAATCACGTGCATATTATAATGGTACACTATGCTTGCAAAGCTTGAGAGTAGACAATTTGGATCAATACATGATCTCCTTTACAGCCAACTCAGGTAGCTCCTTGAGGTATTTCTATTAAAGATTGGTCCTGTTCACAGTTAAACTACTTGAGGCATGAATCTCACACTCTTTCCCTTGCGGACACCACTCCATAACCTAACCTCAGCGGTCTTCTACCCTGGTTCACAGTCCTGCCTTTCACCCACTTCCACGGCATCTGCAAATGGAATTTATGAAAAGGAAGCTGGGTATCAGTAACTTGTGTGACATCAGCATCAGTGTTAAAAAAGAGATTGTAGgcatctgcaaagcaaaagaaggTAAGACCATGGGACCAGTGGATGTTTGCATCAGGAAGTGTACATCCCTGGTGTACATTTTATCACTTTCCTATTGGTACGTCCAGATCAAAAACAGTCTTTCCAACAAATATCCATCAGTGTTTAGGCAGGGATAGAGTTGAATCTCTTTGGAGAGGCTCACTGATGCCATTCtggatttttgatgaaaatagaGGTGATAACACACACTGTTTTAATTGTTGCAGAGCAGCGTTTACACTAAATCAAGGACTTTTTGGCTTcttgttcacagaatcatagaatcacaaggttggaaagtacctacgagatcatctagtccaaccatcctcttgctaccattgctaccacaagccactaaaccagatctcgtagctcctcatccagacgcctcttgaacattgccagggatggcaactccaccacctccctgggcagccattccagtgtctgaccactcattgagagaagaattttttaCTTACACCTAttctaaacctcctctggtacaacttgtggccacCTCCTCAGGTCCTGTTCATTGCATGAGGGAAGAGGACAAGCCCCTCCTCATTACAACccaacctcccttcaggaagttgttGAGTGCAATGAAGTCTTCCCTgggcctcctcttctccagactaaacaatcccagttctgCCATGCTACTGAGGAGTCTGGAGGCACAAGAAGCTGGGAGGAAACACAGCTAGGACAGCTGACCCGAACTAGCCAAggggatattccataccatatggtGTCACACTAAACAATAAAAACTGAGGAGGAGTCCTTCAAGTGATGACATCTGTCATCCTAAGAAACCATTATGTGTGATAAGCCCTGTTTTCCTGGAAGTGGCTGTACATCTGCCTACTGATTAATGAActcattgttttgctttaaatgcacatgcagcttttgctttacttaGTAAACcatctttatctcaacccacaagttctcACACTTTTACCATTCTGATTCTATGCCCTGTGTGACTTGGGGAGAGTGAGCAAATGTGTTGCTTAGGTCCCTGCTTGGGTTGGACCACAACAAGCAATCAATGTAACTGATAGCAATTGTGGCCAGCATCTCAGCTCTCAAACAGTTCCTAAGCAACTGTCACGCTAGGCTGGGCAATTAcctggcagagcacagctggcatATGAGTTACTAACTAATCTGAGCCTCTGTCTCCTAGAAAATAACCTAGCAAAAACCTACTGTGCTTCGAACCTTTGGATCGCCTTCAGATGCCAACCTCTATCCAGTTCAGCTCTGTACTCTCCAGCAAAGGAGACTGTTGAGGAGCTGATCATACCTCCCTTCCTGTGAATTACTTACAGAGTGATTTTCCTCATgattacaaaaccatgacagcttTCTATGTATGGTTTTAATGATCTTGGTGATTTCAGGATTTCTGATCAAGGTTTACAACCTTAGGAAATTTGGCAACTCACTGTGCAAGGTCTGCCAGGCAGAAAGACAGATTTTACTCAAAGCCAGATTTTACATACGGCATCTTCTGTGAGCAGTCTCATCATTCAGTAGTACACTTTCAAAGCACTGTGTAGCTTAGAGTTCAGTACATACAGCTCCCTTGAGTTTAATGCATTAAATTCCCAGAGGCTTTAATACAACATATGGGAAGATTTTTAGCATACGATTCCCAGTATGAGCTTTCGTGTATCAGCAAACCAGGATGTTATGAGAGTGATTCTCTTGTATAAGAGGCACAGGAAAACTGACCTCACCTTTGTGTTCAGAAGTCAGTTGGACACCTCTCTTCAGTGCCACTGCAGTAGAAATTGCTATCAGAAGATATAGCCCAATAGTGAACAGATTCAGCCACCATACCACCTAtgtaggaaaagagaaagatttagGACTTAGGGCTGGAAATAGGAACGAATgtgagaggaaatgaaaagctacACACAAGTATAAGAATACTACAGGAGAAACAATCCAAAAGAAGGATGGAAAGATTTGTTGTCAATGGAAACAGTAAAATTTACTAAAGACAGTGACTTGGAACCTCCTGATCGAACTTACCGGGTTTCCCAGCAAATAAACTCGATAATCTGTCTCATTGACACCAGAAAAACGCAGACCCTAAGGAAACAGACCAGAAGTAAGCAATGTGAATTTGCATCAGTCCAGTTTACACATATTTTCTAGTGTCAAAGGTGAGACAAATTCCCTTCCATGCAGCTCAGGTGCTACAAAATAAAGTTAACATAACCTTCAATGTGCTTAAGAGCTCCTCTACTTCAAGAAGCACagtaaagtattttaaaacagaaagagaagtggGTTGATCAATATACCTGGTAGTTGATGGGCCAGTGCCAGGGTTTGGATGTAACTTCATTGTCCTTTGGTTTCAGGCCACTGTTTCCCTACAGATAAGTCAAGATAAAATTGAACTAAGTGGGCAGTGTGCTGCAAAAAATGCCCCAGAAACATTGTGGTTTACAAATATATTCCAAGTAGAGGCTGTTTTCTGATTACATGCACACATCACCTTCTGGAAATAGCTACAAGGACAATGAATGTTTTAATATTATTGCTTTAATATTATTGAGCAgacaaaaatgttctttgagTATCCTTAAAGGCAGGATTCTCTGATTTCTCTTCATCGGGTTTTCTGTCACTGAGTATACATGTTGCATAAGCAAGACCTTTGTTCATTAACAAACTGCTTCAACAGGCTTCCTTCCactctgaaataaaatcctcagaaagattatttccatggaaacccATGCAGGTGCTTTCTTACCTGAGATAATGTTATCAAGGGTTGTCATGGAAATGCTTAGTGTTAATAATAATTTGATGACCTTCTTTCTTATGGGAATTTGAGAAGACCTttgcaaacaaaaaagtgaacTCCCTTCCCAAAATGGTAGATTCCCATTCTTatgggcaacaaagctggtggaAGAGCTGGAAGGCATGTCCTGTGAGGACACCTGGGTTGTCTactctggagaaaagaaggctgagaggtgaCCTCAGTGCTTTCTAAAGCCTCCTAAGGCAGGGAAGTGGAGAGGGATGTGCCACACTCTTTCCCCTGTGAACTGATGACACATGggaacagcacaaagctgtaccaggagaggttcagactggatatCGGGAAAAAATCCTTTACTGTGAGGGTAGTGAAATGATAGAATAAGCTTCCTAGAGAGATGCTTGATGCCACAACTGTCAGTATAAAAAAGGCATTTGAATAATGCCCTCATTAAATGTCCTTTAACCTTCAGTCAGCCCTGAAGTGGTCAgagagttggacttgatgatctctaaagCCCCCTTCCTACTGAACTTCTCTATTCAGATGAAGGAGCGAGtagctgaaagcagaagggatGTGGCCAAAATCAAAGAACAATCACAGAGAAAGACCACCTTGAAAATATTAAGTCTAGTCCTTTTGTGAGTATCTGTGGGgataaaaagggaagagaaaggccGAAAACACAGCATCTCAATGAGCCTGAAGAAATTAACAggaatttttcatttccagttcaAACATTTATTGCCCTTTTAGCATCTATTAAGCTAAATTTCCTGAGTCTGACCACAGTAATATCCTCCTGCCTCATAACTACTAATTTAACTTTAAAACTTCCCAGCAGCAtaggaaaaatattaaactcTCCTTCACGGAACAGaatttcagcagcaaagcaattaCAGAACTAGACTGTAGCTATATTACATCAACAGCAGAGCCCGTGGCTTCCAAACTTTTGGAAATACTAACCTCAAGACCACCCCTCTTACTAAGCAAGAATGCAAGCAGGTGGTTGGAGTGTGCAAATTTTGCCCTAGTTTGCAGCTATCACCTacaaatttcagaaaaaaaaagctatttctttttttttatgaaaaacaaaggaggaagaaaatgaccATCTAGAACTAATAATACCCTACCCGGATCATAACCATGTGGGATTCTAGCAGAATTTCCACAAAAGAAGGCTTCAAAACATCCAGGCTGATGTTAGGCActacaggaagagaaaaaaatatattagaattctgtgtgttttgcatttatttgccTCTTGcataagaaattaaattctCTCCATTTGTGACAAATCTGCTTCTAACACTCCTGTTCATTCCCTGTGCAATTCATTCAAATTCTAAACACAGAGGCTTGCAGTCCAAAGTATCCTCCAGTGAATTTCACAACTGATCCATTCCTAGATTTCCCCCTTTACTTCCAGGgagcaagaaaaatataaaaaaagtgCCTGAAATAGATCTCTATTTCTAGCTGAAATTAGAGACACTGTTCGTAAGCTGTTGCCTACCTGTGAGTGAGCCATGAGCATGATAATACACAAGGTATTATAACAAAAGAGGAAAACGCCACATCAATTGCATTCACCTCTGAtttgcacagctgctctgtgagggTGAAGAACACCAGTTTTTTGGCAATTCAGACACCAGCCCAAGTCATCTGCAATTCTAGGGAAGAAAACTATAACAAATAATTCAGGCTAGGTGAGGCTGTGACGCGTATCTAACTCATAGATGAGGCTGCAAGGCTCACCTCTCATTATTGGCACACTCAGGTCTCCTCTCAGTCTTTGTTATACCTCTACAATCTATTACTTGATTGTACCACGATGTCATTATAAGAGAAAAGACTAGAAAACAGagtggtggttttgttgtttgtttgtttgttttaaatagaccattaaaatatatagaaCATACTTGTATCTATGACAGTAATTCCTAACTGAACCAATCATATTAAATGTAATAGCTTGTACTGCACTCCCTACAAAACTCCACACTTTTGCCATCCAGGATGATTACAAAATCCTTCAATAAGTCGTTGTATTTCCCACTATACTTGAAGCTCCAGTTTACTGTACAAACagtgaaatcatagaatcataaaatatcccGAGTTGGAAGAGACAACAACAATCATCAAGTCAACTCTATGCTACCTAAAAATGACATGATTTGCCTGAAAGTGTCGTCCAAGCACTTCTTAAACTCCTCTAAGCCTGGTGGTATGATTACTTCCCTGGGGAAGTGCCTGACCACCCACTCAATAAAGAACctttccctaatatccaactgAATCAGccctgaagcagaaaacagctaTGCACCTCTAAACAGTTGGCCCAAGTTCAACAAGTTAACATCTGAGCTGAGGAAGAACAGACAAATCCCGAACACTGACTGCCAGTTCTTGACATCTGATAGCTCATCCATATCCTAAACAGCAAGCCAAGATGAACcctcaaaggaaaggaaaataaatgacttaCACTTAGGGTTTATATGATCTTCAAAGTTCCAGAGGGAATTGGGAGTCTCTTTCACGTATGGTGTGCAGGTGACTTCCACTTGTTCCCAACCCCTGAAGAACAACACAACAGTCACCTCTTATAACAGGCTTACTTCcactcattaattaattaattccatTAATTAATCACTAGCCTTGGAAGGACAGCGACTGTTCCCCTTTTAAGTCTTAAAAAATAGATATCTATTTGTAATTACCAggtttcctccctcctctcagTTCTTAATGTCATCAGTATTTTGCAGCACTGGATTCCATTCACAGGGTGAGCCTGTGTTAGTGGAAAAAGACATACCTCCTTTCTTCAATGTTGTTGTCAGTggtagcaatttttttttcattattattattttaaaccagTTATGTTATTTACCCACAAACCCAGTCTTACCAGAAAACATAAATGCCATTTGCATTCCTGACCCGGCAGTCATCAGCAGAAGTATCTGCCTGCACTCACTATGTATGATTCAGCATCCACCAGAATTATTAGAAATCCTCTTTACTGTAAAAGAGCTAAGGGAAGCCTAAGCTAGCAGTAACAGAGGCAGCTCTGGAAACAGAAGCACCATGACTACACAGCCTGTCGCTTCAGGATCCCTATTAGCATCCCACACCGTACAGCTTTGCAGCTACAGTATCTTGGTTGGCATAAATCTCTGCATATCCCTCATTTTATGATGAAGATACATAACCTCAGAACTCCCTGGTCATATCAGCTTGCTACTGCTGCCCTCACATCAGATGTTGTACACAAAAATGGCAGTACTGCCAACTACAAAAGAAGTTGATGCCAACAAAAAAGTTCAGAGGAATATGGCATGGAAGAGCATCAACTGCTCCAGTTCTTTACTTACTGTGAACTTTAAGGCTAGAATGGGCCTTGAAGAATATGGCTGTTATCCATTCCCAGACTTCCTGCACAACAAAATCTATGCCCATGCCACTCTTAGATCTCTTGGTGTGGGATGTGGATTGTTATGGgatttttcagagctgctgcccaccagGCACCTTCACTGTAACAAATTGCATAACTCTAACCCAGATTTTCTCCTCTGGTTGTATTTTTAGTACTTGCTGATTACTTTTTTATTCTCATGGTAGTTCAGAGTCTCGTGGAGTCAGGCAGAGAGAGCGTACAAGCTACTTACCACTTTGGCAGAGTCTTTCCAGAAGAGCCCAGAATACACCCAGTGGCCACATGTGTGAGCCGGATTTTACTCCGTAGGACTTTGATAAGCTTCCCAGCCCTTCTGCCCACCACTTCGATCCGCCAAAAGTCATTGGAATCTCCTGTTCCATTCTATCATGCAAACCAACcacaacagtgaaaaacaaagaaacaaaaatcaatcaGAAGACATACAAACTGAAGCACTGCAAATAGGAAATTCTGAAACTCTAATGGTGGTGAGGCAAAAGAACCCACACTACTCTTGCTCAGACTTCACCAAAGAGATTCCCATAAGGAAGAGATGATTCTTCATATGAGCAACTAtccacaaatacatttttatcttgCCAAACTTAATATTTTTTGATTCAAATTCACACTTGAGTGTGCCTTAgagttacattttaaaagggGCTAACTTGGCTGCTTCACAGAAGGGGTTTGGGCAACCCTGCCTTGCCTTTGGAAATTCATCCCtcaaagcagattttgttttcatgatgcAAAATTCTGTCAACATCTTGTCAACAAAAGCCAGTTGTCTACATGACAAGgccaaatacataaaataatacttGTCAGAGAAACTTCAAGGTTAGTCAGTTTGGCATTCATGGAACTGAAAGCTGCCAAAGCAAGACTGACAGTAAAAGCTTaagttatttccttttctgtgttcaCATCAAATAGACCTTAAATGAGATACACTATTTTATACTATATCATCTTTTACTCCAACCTGGTAGATCTACATTTATCACCATGAATAACaaactaaaagcagaaataaatccCCTTGGCACAGTATGAATTCTGCCCCCCAAAAAAGGAATCTTGTTGAATCTCGCCATTCACTTACTATGCCATAGCCAGTGACCTGAAAGTGCTTCCTTGTCAGGGGAGCCTCATGCTGGTGACTGTGAAGATTTCTAGAAGTTCTGGAATGAAATCAGAAGTCaagccttgttttgtttttatgcctCAGACAATCTGTGACAAGAACTTTGGTTTGAGCCATTCAGAGAGAGCTGTCAGCACTTGGAGCTGCTTCCCCCAGCATGACTCCAAGCTTATGACATACTGGGCAGTGCTGGCAAAGGAGAACAGCATGAGTAAATCTAACCTTCAGGCTATATGCACCATCTACAAATGGTAGATTGACATTGATTATTGCTCATTATAGCTTGTAAATCACACACATTTGCTGAAACTgcacagattttccttttttaaatcCCCTTCTTACAAACAGCAAAGGTGTGGCTGAAAGTCTTGCTCttgcaagaaacaaaataagatcCTGACTTCTCTGACTATTAGTTTGTTTTTGAGTTGATGACTGTATCATTCAGTCAGATGCACTGAGGTAGAGGACCAGCAGCCCCCATTAGCACAGTGCTGTCAACACCCCCCTCCAGTGGTGGCTACTAGTTGAGGTAATCAGAGAAGCCTGGCCATATCCCTGTCCTTACTAAATCCACCCACACCAGGAGCCTTCATctcccacagcagagctgctcccagccctgcctgcctgcacaCAAAACTCCTACACAAAGAGCTGAGAGCCACCTACTGGATCTTTCCCCCTACCATTCCAGGAGCCTATCCCACTCCAGCATCTGAGTTAAATGAGCCCAGCACTACCAAATCCACATTCTACCACCTTTATTATCACAGATTTAGTAGCAAAATCCAAAATTGAaggcctttttattttatttttaagtcttaaAATCATTTTGGAAGGTTTAAGCAATGATTTGTGAACATGTAATACCGAACACAGTATGATGTGGTTTCCAGGCTCACAAATACTGAGCTtccattaagaaataaaaactgtgacagcacagagcattgTGGCACAGCGATGCTAGATTACATAAGATGAAATAGCAAGTCACTAGAGCACTCTGTGTCTCTTGGGTTTCCATCACAGAGAGGAAAGGCACAAGTCATCATTTTTGCTCACAGTTTCAGGGGGTGTACACTGCCTGTACATACAGAAACAGTTACCTTCATACTGCACCTCACATAGCTGAGCAGATTTCTATGCTGCTTACTCATGAAGCTGTGTGGTTCTGCCAAAGGTTTCCCATTTTACAGACAGCAATCAAAATACaaaccacagaagaaaaacacacaaaatccATTTGCAAATGCAGACATAAATACACCTCCATCACATGATCCACTTGCACTGGCCTACCCACGCAGCCTTCAGCAGGTCAAAGCCCCC is part of the Coturnix japonica isolate 7356 chromosome 5, Coturnix japonica 2.1, whole genome shotgun sequence genome and harbors:
- the POMT2 gene encoding protein O-mannosyl-transferase 2 isoform X3, coding for MGSYYINRTFFFDVHPPLGKMLIGLAGYLSGYDGTFPFQKPGDRYEQHNYMGMRGFCAFLGSCLVPFAYLTVLELSKSMPAALLTAFILIFDTGCITLSQYILLDPILMFFLMGAVLSMVKCNSCSDRPFSASWWLWLSLTGVNLAGAMGVKFVGLFVVLLVGLNTIYDLWDLLGNLNVSLVMFGKHLLARVFCLILLPLTLYVAMFAVHFEVLNKSGPGDGFFSSAFQSQLIGNNLHNVSIPEHLAYGSVVTMKNLRMAGGYLHSHWHLYPEGVGARQQQVTAYLHKDLNNLWIIKKHDSDTADLLDSSSPVEFVRHGDIIRLEHKETSRNLHSHQHEAPLTRKHFQVTGYGINGTGDSNDFWRIEVVGRRAGKLIKVLRSKIRLTHVATGCILGSSGKTLPKWGWEQVEVTCTPYVKETPNSLWNFEDHINPKLPNISLDVLKPSFVEILLESHMVMIRGNSGLKPKDNEVTSKPWHWPINYQGLRFSGVNETDYRVYLLGNPVVWWLNLFTIGLYLLIAISTAVALKRGVQLTSEHKELSRVVLCGGGQVALGWLLHYLPFFMMGRVLYFHHYFPAMLFSSMLTGITWDTLLKFFSQFLSPAATGRRVYGGGILALILLIMYSFYLFHPLSYGMIGPMASDPSSPMAGLRWMDSWEF